tattattatttcatatcttTCTGTGAGAATGCATTAAGGCTTTCACGTGCCCTTTCATGGAAATCTATCCTAATAGTGTTCATGCAAACATTCCATAGACCTACCAGCAGCACCTGGCCGTTGGACAGATATAATAGTACAGAGCTGTTCAGTAGATATTGTTCACATCTGTCATTTGTTtctatatgaaaataaaattaatatctttggcatctaaaaaaaaaaaaaattttaaagtactAATGTGATCAGGTACAAGTTCTGAAAGTGTAGTGTTacagatacatgtatatttatacCCACTGAATACACATTCTTACAGAAACACAATTGTACATATGTGtgaacacaaaaacatatttatataagcCTGAGCATGTCTGgatcacacgtgtgtgtgtacacacacacccaatCTCTCTACTGTATCTGTGAGTGCAAGCATGCAATCACAAACATTTATGATCCTGAGGCAGCATGCATGTTTGCATCATAAGGCATATGCATGAACCTACACATGTGCAAGTATGTGCTATGTAAACACCATgtatctatatgtatatactcATGCATCACTAAACATCGAAAATATGTTCTGAGAAATGTTAGGTATTTTTAACATAGTACATCATAGCATACTTACAAAAACAGTAgttcagcatcatcatcatcattcattatGTCTGAGCTATACTTTTACATGACTGGCAGCATAGTGATCTTGTTTACACCAGCATCTCCACAAATATGTAAGTAATGTCTTGTGCTTTTTGACATTACAAAGTCTATGATGTTTCAAGGCAATAGGAATTTTCAGCTCAATTAAAATCTTATGGGGCCTTTGTCATATATATGCGGTCCATAATTGACCAAAATGATATTACAAGGTGCATGACTGCATATgggcgtacacacacacatgtgtaagCATGCACAATCACCTATTTACAAAGCATGGATATTTATCCTACATGACACAAACTATGCACTAATGACTACTGACCATTATCTTACTAACAGCCCATTCACACAACCCCATGCATGAATCATTTGCACATCAGCAGTTACAACTGGGATTTCTGTTCAGAAAATTTTCAGTAGATTAACAGAGGAATCACCACAAAGAGCATGagtgaaaacagatgaaagcaGCATAATGGAACATGTCCTAAACAATTATTTCTGACATTATTTGTacttaaacatttctttcaactttTGAGTTTTGCAATAACGACGATAGGAAAAGGGCATACAGTGATGAGTACAGTATTTGCCTAGAAATAGCCAtggcaaaaaggaaaaatgttacAAAGGACTTCTTCCATATAAATATGCACCTTTATTTGGTACACTAGAGAGTAGGGTTACAAGGGTCATCCATCTTTCAGAGACTGAGAGATCAGTATATTTTACTATGGCTGTAGCAGTTAGACAACAGATGATAATCATGCATTAACCCCACCATGAAATAGCATTGAGATTTGTCTTAAATGGGcagaaaattgaaaaatgcAACACCCTTAACATGTGACTGAAAATCAAGCATTTTAATGCAGTTTAAAGTTTAAGAGGGACGTTGAAATGCAGCTAACAATGAACACTGCTCTTGTGGTATCAGGTGGTTTGAAACTATTTGTAAGATAGAACAAAGActacagttttattgttttgagtAACACTTTGCATAGACTCTGCCTGatttaagacagaaaaaaaccctccaaggtatattttaaatgaagaacaTGGTGTGTTATGGTGATGGTGGGATGGCTGGTAAACACAATAGTACATAAACAGTTTTACACAGACtctgactttttaaaactgtcattgAAAAGACATCAATCTAAAATATAACAGATGTCCTAACTGGCTGACACCACATTAAGCTAACGGTATGGACAAGAATGACCAACTTCCTAAAGCAATGgttagtttagttagtttagtccttgttactcctcgaggagcgtagggccacaacaacacctcgccagcggacccggttttgggcagccccatTCAGTTGGGCacatgtggttctgatgtcctttggcTCACTCTCtaatgttcttttccaagtctgctttggtctcccaactctcctcttcccctgagggttccagtcgtGCCTGATTTGCAATGGTGTCAGCTAGTTTGCGCAGTGTGTGGAAATGgtagaaaggaaaaaatcatCAGCATTGTGCAATATACTGCAGTGAAGGGCTAGAGTAAGTCACTTTGCCATGAACTGCCTGCTGATGTCGAGGAAGATGATGTTTGTAAAGGAATCGTTTTCCACAAATTTCACATTCAAACCGACGTCCACCATGGCTCTGCATATGTTGTGTCAAGCCTAGGTTGGTGTGAAAGCTTTTACCACACTGATTACAAACAAAGCTTCCACGTTTAGAATGTTTCATGGTGGTATGGCGTGCATGGGCTTTTGCAGTAAATGACACATAGCCACACAACTGGCAAGATATCCTACTATATTTGTTAAGGACAGAGGCTGGGACAAGAGGTTTGATTCCTCTTTGAGTGACCTGACCCTGCTGAAAGGTTTCACTTGCTGTCAAAGACTGTGGAAGCTGAAATGTTTCCGGGAGGTTTAGTTGTGGAAACGAATTTCCCACCCAGCCAAGCTGGTTGTTATTGTTCTGCTGTGAACCACTGGGAAGAGGCAGTTGATGCAAGAGATCTGACAGTTGAACTGATGATGGTAGCTGGCTTGAGCCGAGTAATGGGAGACTGCTGTCTTTACTTTGTGAATCTGTAAGAAAATTACATGAAAGTTAAATTTGATATTCATAGTATGTCTTCAATCAATATACAGCCAATATTAACagaaatgataataacaatcaATGCACAGAAATGCTGCTGGTGCACTGCTACATTTCCTTACTTCAGAGCTGATGAATGCTTAGACATGACTGCTTCACTCAGAACTGTCTGCACACAGAGAAGACACTGAAGTTTCCCCTTCACCCTCTTTGTCCTCTTGTTGCACCTGTATGTCACTAGCACTTACAGTTTCAGAAGGACCCTTGTCTGCTCCCTTGTTTCCAATCAAAGAGTCACTGTTTCCTGGCACATTTTGTGCCTGTCCATGACTCTGAGGTTTACAAAGAGCTTGGGGAGCAGtttgtgtttggttgtttgaACTGATGAGGCATTCTGCAGTCTGAGACTGGCCTGGTAGGTCTTTGTCTTGATGTGATGTAGCCATGAGCTGACAAGCATGACTAGAGCGAAGATGTTGCTGCAGTGATGTTTTATGTGCATATTTTGTTCCGCAAGTGGGACACTGAAAGTTTTTTACGTTAGTGTGAGTGGCCATGTGACCATACATGTGAGTTGTCTGCTGGAACCCCTTGCCACACACAGGACAGTGTACATTATACACATTTTGATGTTTGACACGCTCATGAAAGATGAGACCCTGTCGTGACCGATAGCTTTTTCCACAGATTTTACATGTAAGAGAGCTTTCTTCTGATGAGTGAGGAGGTCTTAAAGGATGTTGGGCCATTCCTCTGTCCCAGCTCTGAGAGCGGGCAAGGCGCGTGTAAGGAAAGAAGTAAGGTTGCCTGAATCCCATGGATAGCCAAGGAGGCTTGCCTCTCACAGTAAGGTTATCTggaaaagaaggaatgaaacaGTGACTAtgggaaataaaatttataaaagcaaatacTTCGACTTTGGGAGGGGTGGGGTCAAAAGGTTAATGTCAATTTTCATTCCTTCGTTTCCAAATAAAGTATCAACATATCATTTAAGCTTTACCAGCTTGACAATTCAAGCTGACAATGtcactacaaaaacaaaaataaagaacatcctaaaaaaaaatcatccaccAAGTATACATTTTGGATGTATTTAACCACTACAAATATGCATTCAAATGgctgaaaacaaacatatcaGCTTAATAAcaagttttaaattgttttagcaTATGTAGCCCTCTTCAATTGTTTAATTGGTTGCAATATGATGCTGAAgaatgttttagtatttttcatACTACTAAGAGTGCAGTTGCTACAAGAGTAAATTGGTTTGTTGCATTGTAGCAATGTGAAGAAATCTAAAATGTTAATGCAGTTACATTTAATATCATAAAGGTAACTTTTATTAAAGACTTCAGACTTATTAAAGACTTCAGTAGACATCACTTATGAAAAAGACACATAAACATCAATGCAGTCTCCTCTGGATAATCATTGTCATTTTTGATCTTTGGTGTGCATATCTGATGTTCACTGATgcaaactattattattattttgcaataaGGCGGTATTAACTTCATGAACAAcagatttctttctctcacaaacacatatacaaaaacatACTCTTGTAGAAAGTACAATTACACACACCAACCTGCTGCTGCTTCAGACCCTGGTGGATGCAGAGGGATGCTGAAcacttcatcttcttcttcagctTTTATGTACACCACCTCCATTTCTCCTGATTCTGGCAACAGTCCTGTCTTTTGATCATGCTGTTGATGTAATGATACTCTGCTTTGCTTTGATTTGCAGTCCTGATTTTGGTTCATTTTCATAGCAACATTTCCAGAAGAATGGAATGCTGTCTGGAAATCAGCTAAAGGCTGTGGCTGTGCTTCAGTTgatgaagatgtgtgtgtgtttgcttgagTATTGCCAACTAAATCTTGTCTTCCATCTCTTTTGGAAGAAACGTCTGTTAACTTTGAATTCCCTGATAACTGAATATTGTTATCTGTATTCATATGATTATCATGTATTTCGCTCgtcttgaaatgttttattttggcaCTAGATGTGCTCTGTGATTGCCTGGGTACTCCtaagtctttttgtttgtgcagACCAAGAAAGTTATCATGACTAGGTGATTGAGTCTGATCCTTAAGTCCAGATGTTGTGTCTGAATAAGATTTAGTTTCTGGAGCTAACCCTAAAGGAACTGCATGAAAACTGTTGCTGAAAAATGTTAGTGAATTGACAGCATTCTTTTGCATCTTTTCATTAAGCACATAATCAACTTTTTGAGCATTATCCACTCGAAGGTAGATATATCCACCAAGTTCAATGTCACTTTCAAAGTCAAGGCAGCCATGGATCAAAGACTGCAAAGATTTGGTGAGAGAAGATATGAATTTTGCAGCAGTGTTTGTATCCAtcgtttttctttaaatgcagACCTGCGTTAATCGTGTATCTGGCATCATTCGCAATTGGAGCTTCTCTGATTCTGAAACAGTACAATTTCAAAATTACTCGAGTCTATACCTGTTAAAAACCAATAATAATGTGTTGTGTGATACCTGATACAACTAACATTCAATAAATCTACTGGGCTACTAGTACTATCTAATCAGTAATCTCGCTATGTTCGCATCAACATGTTCCGATAAACTGTTCTAGTACcctgtaaaatataaatgaatatgTTTACTGCATGCAGCAATTGACATTCACCCTTTCAGAATAGCGTTTTAAGTTGTAAGTCTACGTAAGTAATACGGAAGAATGAACCATCAATCATCATGTATCAAGGTGCTACTTCATAAATAACAATGGCTTGATGTATATATCCCAACATCTGCGAAATAcctttctaatttaaaaaaaaaatcagacctGAGTTTCTCCCAAACTGCGACTTCCAAAAAACAGTTCCCAATTTCAGATATTCTGAGATTAGTCTCAATTTATGTATGCAGTTTACATTGACAGCAAAACGAACCTCCATCATAGGAGAGCTCTTACTAATTGCATGCAACTGCACTAATACAGggttaatatttaaaagaaaaatataacagtGATGtgattaacacatttttttttcttttacactctTAGTTTAAGTGAGACTGCTGAGCTTTGTACGTCATTTACATGTTCTGAAGATCGGTGGCCCACTAATTTATTGTTGTACAATTTTATCCTTTCGTTAAAAGAGTTAACATCGAGACacatgtcaataataataatacgtcTAAGGAGTAGACTTTCAAACGAAGACTGCAGGTGCCTTTTTTTACGCACGCATACCTGAGCAGTCACTATGAACTCAGCGATTGTTGATTCTGAAATGTTACAGAGTGGGCAGTGCTTGATTCTGTACACACTGCAGAGCGTGTTGCAGTTAAACATAACGTACATCAGCATGTGTGTCACACGAAgtggacgtgtgtgtgagagatcgTGTTTGTCTATGACATTCTGAAACATGTAGTGCAATCCACAGCATCATTTAATTAGATTGAAAAGTTCTTGCacttcatgcattttttttttttttgtttttgtttgaaaagcaCACCATCTATAGGTTCTTAATCCAGACTGCAAACATATAGCActtcagattttaatttttaaaaacaattttagtacTCCACAGCTCAATGGGTCTAATAGTAAAACAAAGTGGTACACTTGGCCCGGTTACAGCACTAAGTATATGTGGAGATAAACTACTGGCAGGTAagagtgatttttaaaaaaatgtcatgtaaCTATGTCTATGTCTATAATATCAATATAACTGATACCATCATATGACAACAGAACTGGTTAGGGATTTGGCATCTTTAAAGTATTAAGGGAAAACGAAGTTTgtgtttgggtgtttttttttttctaaagtatgTATAGAAGATTTACATCTAGTAAtttctgagaaagaaaatttaataatcTAAATATCTGTTCACTTTTTGGATAATGAGGACCAGGTTGTGATTTCTTTGCAGGATGTGGACAATTAATTCAAGTTTACAGTTTGGAAAATGGCCTTTTAGAATTATCTTTTCAGGGCCTGTCACACTCAAACATCCATGGTATTCGACCAGGTAAAGCAGATCACTTTGACAATAGCATGAGTCTTGGTAGCTAATGCAATCTGTACAATtcccaaacaaacaataatgagGCAATTTAAAAGTCAAAATTATATTCCTcagttatttttaatacaaagtgaagaaaatacaaatgtattCTTTTACTCCCCCACCACCCAATCAGTGTTATTGGCTGAAGCATTTAAGTTTCATTAATACCAATATTTTGGTTGAATAATATATTTCTGACAAGGTTGTAGTGAGAgaggatgtgtatgtgtgtgtgtgtgtgcgcacatttATGTACATCTCTATGGGGAATCAAGGACCTAGCTGGGTGAGGGTTAGGGCTAGGGTAGTATCACGGTGAAGATGGATGAAGGTTATGAGGTTAAAAGAGGAGAGCCtgcgtgtgcatgtgagagataGTGAGAGTATTAGAGGGCATTTTGAGAGGCAGAGGGGAAGGAAAGATGTCGTGAAAGACAAGAGAAGATATGATAGCAATTCTTCATAGAACAGTTTACAGTGAGAATGACAAATAATTCATGTCCATATAATGTCTATAAAGACAAATCCATTGTTCTTAAAACTCTACTCTTTTAGAGCTGTtggctgtgtattttgttttaggACCTTTCATTGCGGGTGCAACGCATCTGTGTCTGTTTGGTGGCAAACAGAGCAGAGTTTTGGCCATAAAATCCAAGTCTTCAGAATGCATGGTTGATGAGTATGATACATTTCCCCcttttttcaaacatacagtatAATATATGCAGACCTAgaatagaaatataatttttttttaaaagtacttcATGCTCTGGAAGCATGCAGTGTTTCTGAAGCACATTACTTGTGGTATATCAAGTTGAATTTAAATAAGGCCTGGTGTGTATCATACTTATAAATGTCGCTTACGACAGATGTACTTAAACACAGTGCATTGTTCTCCTTATGGTCAttagaagtttttaaaatgattgacAAGAAGATTTACAATTTGACACTTTTACCATGGTGGCTGATCATTCCATAAGCCTCCAAATTCTACATGAAGACAATAAGCCAGTGATCGAAAGTTAAAGAAATGCATGCACAGGCAGGAGGGTTACTTGCTCAAACCTTTTGGAAGGATTCATAATGTGTatgtggagagaaagagttgATCTCAGCAGGTtgtatgtataaaataaatgtgcttcTTCAACTATTCTACAGTTCAAAAATTAGTATATTAATATGACATACGTTACCATTTTTTACATCAGTTTTAACACAGTTATGGCAGTAACTTCTTTTCACCTAACAGTAGCAGGGTAActatatttgttttgtaacagctataaatttacaatttagATGCTCATCTGAAGGAGATTTTGAAGACTGGCTATGGGATGCAGTTTGGCTTCAGGTAAATTCTTTGTTCAGACTCTAGTTTTCAGAAGTGAAGAAATTGTACAACAGGCatgatttattgaaaaaaagctAATAGCGGTATTTTACCCTATAAATTATAGTATAATGGAGATGAGAGAATGATTACATGTGAAGGCATGCACAATAAGGGGAAGACAAAGGGCAAGAATAGCTATTTTGTTGGGAATgctgctttgtttattttaaatgattattttgaaattgAATATGCAGGTTCATTGGTAGCATCAACAGTTGCAAggattaatattttttgtgtgtgtgtgtggggagataGAGTTGATGTCTGTGGTGTATTTATTGGAACATTATTCACCGAAGAATTCCTTAATTCATATTAATTCATATTTACTATATAATAATCACATATTAGTTTACGCTTTTTATTCACACCATTCTGTTAGTACACTTTCCTGTGGATCTTTGTAAAAtcagacatttttataaaatgactATTTTGACTATTGCAGAAGCAAGACTGGTGGACTATAGGTTTTGCTCTGGCACATAACATTGTGCTGCACTGGGACTGGAGGAATagcaaaattttacaaagaGTCACATGTACAGAAAACTGCTTACTGtatcctttaaaaatataaagatggaCTGATTTTTCATAAGCAATATTTGGTCATTCATTTAGTGAATGGAGTGAGTATTCCTTAAATGAAAGTTTGTCCTGTATGTGAGATTTCATACATTAG
This sequence is a window from Pomacea canaliculata isolate SZHN2017 linkage group LG5, ASM307304v1, whole genome shotgun sequence. Protein-coding genes within it:
- the LOC112564010 gene encoding protein glass-like isoform X2; this translates as MDTNTAAKFISSLTKSLQSLIHGCLDFESDIELGGYIYLRVDNAQKVDYVLNEKMQKNAVNSLTFFSNSFHAVPLGLAPETKSYSDTTSGLKDQTQSPSHDNFLGLHKQKDLGVPRQSQSTSSAKIKHFKTSEIHDNHMNTDNNIQLSGNSKLTDVSSKRDGRQDLVGNTQANTHTSSSTEAQPQPLADFQTAFHSSGNVAMKMNQNQDCKSKQSRVSLHQQHDQKTGLLPESGEMEVVYIKAEEEDEVFSIPLHPPGSEAAADSQSKDSSLPLLGSSQLPSSVQLSDLLHQLPLPSGSQQNNNNQLGWVGNSFPQLNLPETFQLPQSLTASETFQQGQVTQRGIKPLVPASVLNKYSRISCQLCGYVSFTAKAHARHTTMKHSKRGSFVCNQCGKSFHTNLGLTQHMQSHGGRRFECEICGKRFLYKHHLPRHQQAVHGKVTYSSPSLQYIAQC
- the LOC112564010 gene encoding transcriptional regulator ovo-like isoform X1 codes for the protein MDTNTAAKFISSLTKSLQSLIHGCLDFESDIELGGYIYLRVDNAQKVDYVLNEKMQKNAVNSLTFFSNSFHAVPLGLAPETKSYSDTTSGLKDQTQSPSHDNFLGLHKQKDLGVPRQSQSTSSAKIKHFKTSEIHDNHMNTDNNIQLSGNSKLTDVSSKRDGRQDLVGNTQANTHTSSSTEAQPQPLADFQTAFHSSGNVAMKMNQNQDCKSKQSRVSLHQQHDQKTGLLPESGEMEVVYIKAEEEDEVFSIPLHPPGSEAAADNLTVRGKPPWLSMGFRQPYFFPYTRLARSQSWDRGMAQHPLRPPHSSEESSLTCKICGKSYRSRQGLIFHERVKHQNVYNVHCPVCGKGFQQTTHMYGHMATHTNVKNFQCPTCGTKYAHKTSLQQHLRSSHACQLMATSHQDKDLPGQSQTAECLISSNNQTQTAPQALCKPQSHGQAQNVPGNSDSLIGNKGADKGPSETVSASDIQVQQEDKEGEGETSVSSLCADSSE